Proteins encoded by one window of Cloeon dipterum chromosome 2, ieCloDipt1.1, whole genome shotgun sequence:
- the LOC135935958 gene encoding putative ankyrin repeat protein RF_0381 yields the protein MNCFSVRRSSSETKRLIGKNEQREGKLTAIEEEERGWSKVKEDRLKSTTARASVLRALMDDFLNEHSGGGTRLHAAASLADEATCRRLVDEGANVGARCSDFGATVLHYAALNESHGEGLITYFVSVGIGACVTDEDGLEPIHYALRVGNLGIANMLLRLRRGGPGSSCDSLLHFCVRHRLLRAAKMVLERNRWILETKEEMGRTPLHLAAAVADVRICEWLLKEGASVTAMCGVYGGTALHHMAMNSSEGAEKLVDLLLSHGADIEARTLARETPLQVALLQGNLRTAKRLIQLGADCTVRNKNGYNLLQVCLEKNVITSAQFVLENNREQLFEMCGSGGETALHVAARCCDLPTCDWLVRNGADPTAISDDGYGIPPLQMAKLNDKWSIELVDFFEKISNVVQETEV from the exons ATGAACTGCTTTAGCGTGCGACGGAGTTCCTCTGAGACTAAGAGGCTGATTGGGAAAAATGAGCAGAGAGAAGGCAAGTTGACTGCGATAGAGGAGGAGGAGCGCGGTTGGTCCAAAGTGAAGGAGGACAGACTGAAATCGACAACGGCGCGGGCGTCGGTGCTGCGGGCCCTGATGGACGACTTCCTCAACGAgcacagcggcggcggcacgcgGCTCCACGCGGCGGCGTCGCTGGCCGACGAGGCAACCTGCCGTCGGCTGGTGGATGAGGGCGCCAACGTCGGCGCCAGGTGTAGTGACTTCGGGGCCACGGTGCTGCATTACGCGGCCTTGAATGAGTCTCACGGCGAGGGACTGATCACCTACTTCGTTTCAGTGGGAATCGGTGCTTGTGTCACGGATGAAGACGGTCTCGAGCCCATCCACTACGCCCTCAGGGTGGGAAACCTCGGCATCGCCAACATGTTGCTCAGACTCCGCCGCGGAGGCCCTGGTTCCTCCTGCGACTCGTTGCTGCACTTCTGCGTCCGACATAGGCTCCTCCGCGCGGCTAAGATGGTGCTTGAGCGAAACCGGTGGATTTTGGAAACGAAAGAAGAAATGGGCAG GACGCCCCTCCACCTGGCCGCCGCAGTGGCAGACGTGAGAATTTGCGAGTGGCTGTTGAAAGAGGGCGCCAGCGTGACCGCCATGTGCGGCGTCTACGGTGGCACCGCGTTGCACCACATGGCCATGAACAGCAGCGAAGGCGCCGAAAAACTCGTCGACCTCTTGTTGTCACACGGTGCAGACATTGAGGCCAGGACGTTGGCACGAGAGACGCCACTGCAGGTTGCTCTCTTGCAGGGAAATTTGAGAACGGCTAAACGACTGATTCAGCTCGGCGCCGACTGCACGGTTCGGAATAAAAACGGCTACAACCTGCTGCAAGTGTGCCTCGAGAAAAACGTGATAACCAGCGCCCAGTTTGTGCTGGAAAACAACAGAGAGCAGTTGTTTGAGATGTGCGGATCGGGCGGCGAGACGGCGCTGCACGTCGCCGCCCGGTGTTGCGACCTGCCCACCTGCGACTGGCTGGTTCGAAACGGCGCCGACCCCACTGCCATTTCTGATGATGGCTATGGAATCCCGCCCCTGCAGATGGCAAAACTCAACGACAAGTGGTCTATCGAGCTCGTGgactttttcgaaaaaatttcGAATGTTGTCCAGGAAActgaagtttaa